ACACCATTTGCTTTTGCCGTGATGAAAAAATGTGATTGGAAGTAGACAAGCCCGCCAGTAAATACCAGTGCTAAGCAAATCAACAAACCAACTACAGGAACTAACCATTTCTTTTTCTTCTTATTTAGGGGCGCTCTTGTATTTTTTGTCGAGCGACTAACTGATTCTTCATTTTCCATTGAGCTATCTTCCTTTTTTATGATTTATATGTTTCTTTTGATGAACGCCTTTTCTGTTTATAGAAATTAAATAAATGGAAGTAACTCTTCCTACAATTGCTTTGACTTTATTCATCAATTCCTATTAGAATTGACATTTTAACGTTAGTGTAGTCAAATTCTCTTCATTCTTCAATTAATTTGCTTACATATGAGAAAAAATTCATGTTTTGTATGTATAAATGCTAGAATTATATTTTTCCTAGTAAACAGGTAACGAGCGTCATCAAAATTTAATATAGTGCACTTACTATTCTATCATACATGTGTAAGAGGAAAAAAGCCCATTTAGCAATATATTTTATTAAATTCTTATTTATTTACAATAAAAGCTATTGCACAACCTACTTTTCACTTGCTGCTAAAAAAAGAAATAGAAATACATTTAATTTGGGGATTTAAAACGAAATGCTGTCGAATATTTTATAACTTTCTCAGCTGTTTTTTGGTCATACACTAAATTATTTTTTTCTGAAAACTGCTTAGCATAATCATCAAACTGCTTTTGTAAAGAAAATAGTGCAGACCACCCCTTGCCAATACTAGAAACGTCCATTGTTTTTAAGAGCGCTTCGTATTCTTCTTTCGTCAAATAATTAGGCAAATATTTATAGTTCTTTCCAACGCTAAAATCATACCCATGATCAGCACCCGCTCGCCAGGATAGTAACCGTAAAAGTTCTTTTTGGCAATTTTCATTCAGATGATCTGCTGCATAAAACAATTCATTACGCCATAAGCCTTTTACCACATAGGTACTGACCCACCAAAATTCATTACAGCAGTCTGAAAACTCTACTTGGCTAGGCCGTTTGACCCAAAACTCTTGATCGGTCGCTTCTGCTTGACTTGGTAATAATTGTTCTTTATCCAATAAAATCTTGGCTAAACGATCTCCCTCATGCCAATGATTTGCCTGTT
The Enterococcus silesiacus DNA segment above includes these coding regions:
- a CDS encoding aminoglycoside adenylyltransferase; this translates as MRSEQEMFRLILDSAANDPRILAVGMNGSRTNKNVPKDLFQDYDIVYIVEAIESFLCDQSWIDRFGARLIMQTPEAMELFPPTNNGRFTYLMLFEDGNRIDLTLCPKEQANHWHEGDRLAKILLDKEQLLPSQAEATDQEFWVKRPSQVEFSDCCNEFWWVSTYVVKGLWRNELFYAADHLNENCQKELLRLLSWRAGADHGYDFSVGKNYKYLPNYLTKEEYEALLKTMDVSSIGKGWSALFSLQKQFDDYAKQFSEKNNLVYDQKTAEKVIKYSTAFRFKSPN